The following proteins are encoded in a genomic region of Reichenbachiella sp.:
- a CDS encoding CHAT domain-containing tetratricopeptide repeat protein: MKHLSLFLILLSFSSAFGQTKYDKKLEKAADLYEIGNYSGARNEIEKIKKQSTKKIGGVNEFLPIARIKEAKYDVALGIIGGVHQSVAEGLEMSVVVNGEDSEVHALLLKESTEVMILYGDYLKAKEYLDAARPILEEAGMDENLAAAVDVLEAQIKVGRGYYTEAIQLVNGKMDFYRGRAMLDDGAKKSVERERKREFARMMMFKGNAYRKMGDYLSADSAFVYTTEWVKDNLGKADILYSEAQYLNTLLLEENGLEIDAVVDLYEKAYIHTIRKYLPQHYVTIQIRERLIKSYIKNGNKAKLNNHITEFKKVIKQNYDKNSLNSVMLETIDYDVLLGGKDVGLENEVAEILGAESVIPKFHQKRIEMLEFANSVAVINGRHDNSYQYLSEILNIKEKLYGEESPEYNLSKVRLANYYVDFTEKFDEALEIYNTSWDQIVKKEIHEGHLDYVDILDHQAVFYEENDQYDKASEILDVALEASRRKYDNEDVEYAIELDKIANLQFKIGLYSEAEKNIEEALRILEKADKELAGGYYAQSLITQATLFAIKGEYDEAEDNINKSERLQKAGIRTVETSGIEIEDELAEVYVDIGRYREAEKLIEGDLKKKEKRFGPTSRHLNDPLILKARLKMILGDYTLAEQVANRAFNITNSIFGEESSKITPSLVTLAKINTTIGDYDAAETLLEQVIEIREAQFGRDHIDVARAVSDLALVRFYNNAPTIEVEDLFLRAEKIIGKKLGGSNPHYAEVLKNLAIVYVAERRFDEAFVYLEDAANIWDRRIGRRNNINAATINILRGDIYYNQKQYDEAEGYYGKAKSLYESFFSKSHPEYVKVLSKMSKTYFMQGDIKRSQESIEEVLENYAVFIKDYFPSLSEREKAKFWNTIKQDYEFYNTIVINYSGKDGELVGTLYNNALLTKALLLSSSIKIRQRILSSGDEALISTYREWEAKKETLTQVLSMSADQLAQAGIDGNVLQVEVEDLEKQLSQQSEDFSSGFDSKVVTWQDVQRSLNPNEVALEMVRFRVFDHGFSKDSVMYAVMYVKNEKKSTPGLILLKNGKDMESKYLKLYRNSIKFRIEDQKSYDNFWRPIQDVIGNPNRIYVSADGVYNQLNLEAIKLEDGSYVLDRSNIILVSNTKDLYYDKITTNVIQEANTAEMFGNPTYYVSSKPGSWTGRATTRGGNPDVIGQLPGTEKEVTELKDLLRRDGWVTTDHKEKQATEQAIKAMDNPKIFHIATHGFFQPDADLSSEDIAMNENLAAQNPLLKTGLLMSGAGDILNETTSNFNLDDGILTAYEAMNLNLDKTDLVVLSACETGLGEIQAGEGVYGLQRAFLVAGARTIIMSLFKVSDEATQKLMVKFYSKWLATGDKRASFIEAKQEIRDEYKDPIFWGPFIMIGLD; encoded by the coding sequence ATGAAGCATTTATCTCTATTTCTCATCCTCTTATCTTTTTCTTCTGCTTTTGGGCAGACCAAATACGATAAGAAGCTTGAAAAGGCAGCTGACCTATATGAAATAGGTAACTACTCGGGCGCCAGGAACGAGATTGAAAAAATAAAGAAACAATCAACCAAAAAAATTGGAGGTGTAAATGAGTTCCTTCCTATTGCGAGAATCAAAGAGGCAAAATATGATGTTGCTCTAGGTATTATAGGGGGTGTTCATCAGTCTGTGGCTGAAGGTTTAGAAATGAGCGTTGTAGTTAATGGGGAGGATTCTGAGGTCCACGCATTACTTTTGAAAGAATCTACCGAAGTAATGATCCTATATGGCGATTATCTAAAAGCCAAAGAGTATTTGGATGCTGCTCGTCCCATACTCGAAGAAGCAGGAATGGATGAAAATCTAGCAGCAGCCGTAGATGTTTTGGAAGCTCAGATTAAGGTAGGTAGAGGCTACTACACAGAGGCAATCCAACTGGTAAATGGTAAGATGGATTTCTACCGAGGAAGGGCTATGCTGGATGATGGTGCGAAGAAAAGTGTAGAGCGTGAGCGTAAAAGAGAATTTGCAAGAATGATGATGTTTAAAGGGAATGCCTATCGTAAGATGGGAGATTACCTTAGTGCAGATTCAGCTTTTGTGTATACCACAGAATGGGTGAAAGATAATCTCGGAAAAGCTGATATCCTATACAGTGAAGCACAGTATCTCAATACACTACTTCTGGAAGAAAATGGATTGGAAATAGATGCAGTAGTTGATTTATACGAAAAAGCCTACATACATACGATTAGAAAATACCTACCTCAGCACTATGTGACTATACAAATTCGAGAGCGATTAATAAAAAGTTACATTAAAAATGGTAACAAAGCGAAACTCAACAATCACATCACGGAGTTTAAAAAAGTTATTAAGCAGAATTATGACAAGAATAGTCTCAATAGTGTGATGCTAGAAACTATTGATTACGATGTACTGCTTGGAGGAAAAGATGTTGGGTTGGAAAATGAAGTGGCCGAAATTCTAGGCGCTGAATCTGTCATACCTAAATTTCACCAAAAGCGAATTGAAATGTTGGAGTTTGCCAATAGCGTAGCAGTGATAAACGGAAGGCACGATAATTCTTATCAATATTTGTCTGAAATTTTAAATATAAAGGAAAAGCTCTATGGGGAAGAATCTCCTGAGTACAATTTGTCTAAGGTGAGACTAGCCAATTACTATGTAGACTTTACGGAAAAATTTGATGAGGCTTTAGAAATATATAATACCAGTTGGGATCAAATCGTGAAGAAGGAAATTCACGAAGGTCATTTGGACTATGTGGATATTTTGGATCATCAAGCCGTATTTTATGAAGAGAATGATCAGTATGATAAAGCATCTGAAATTCTGGACGTAGCACTCGAAGCCTCTAGAAGAAAATATGACAACGAAGATGTAGAATATGCTATCGAGCTAGACAAAATAGCCAATCTCCAATTTAAAATTGGACTCTATAGCGAAGCGGAGAAGAATATTGAGGAAGCACTGAGGATATTAGAAAAAGCCGACAAAGAACTCGCAGGTGGATACTATGCTCAATCGTTGATTACTCAAGCGACTTTGTTTGCCATTAAAGGGGAGTATGATGAGGCTGAAGATAATATCAACAAGTCAGAGAGACTTCAAAAAGCTGGTATTCGAACGGTAGAAACTTCAGGGATTGAAATCGAAGATGAACTAGCAGAGGTATATGTCGATATTGGTAGATATCGAGAGGCGGAAAAATTGATCGAAGGAGACTTAAAGAAAAAAGAAAAAAGATTCGGACCTACGAGTCGTCATCTCAATGATCCTCTCATTTTGAAGGCTAGATTAAAAATGATTCTTGGGGATTATACATTAGCCGAACAAGTTGCTAATAGAGCCTTTAATATTACCAACAGTATATTCGGTGAAGAGTCTTCCAAGATCACTCCAAGTTTAGTTACACTGGCAAAAATCAATACTACGATTGGTGATTATGATGCTGCAGAAACGCTGCTAGAACAAGTGATCGAAATCCGAGAAGCGCAATTCGGAAGAGATCATATTGATGTGGCTCGGGCGGTGTCTGATTTGGCTTTGGTTCGCTTTTATAATAATGCGCCAACGATTGAGGTTGAAGATCTATTCTTGAGGGCAGAAAAGATTATTGGAAAGAAATTGGGCGGTTCTAATCCCCATTATGCTGAAGTGCTAAAAAACTTGGCTATAGTATATGTAGCGGAGCGAAGGTTTGATGAAGCATTCGTTTATTTGGAAGACGCAGCTAACATTTGGGACAGACGAATAGGCCGTAGAAATAATATCAATGCAGCTACGATTAATATTCTTCGAGGAGACATTTACTATAATCAAAAACAGTACGATGAAGCTGAAGGATATTATGGTAAAGCAAAGAGTCTCTATGAGAGCTTTTTCAGTAAATCTCACCCAGAATATGTAAAGGTGCTTTCTAAAATGAGTAAGACCTATTTCATGCAAGGGGACATCAAACGCTCTCAAGAATCTATTGAGGAAGTGTTGGAAAATTATGCGGTATTCATCAAAGATTACTTTCCTTCTTTGTCTGAAAGAGAAAAAGCTAAGTTTTGGAATACCATTAAGCAGGACTATGAGTTTTACAATACCATTGTTATCAACTACAGTGGGAAGGATGGCGAGCTGGTTGGAACGTTGTACAATAATGCACTGCTTACAAAAGCTTTGTTGTTGAGCTCATCGATTAAAATCAGACAACGAATTCTGTCCTCTGGTGACGAAGCATTGATATCTACCTATCGTGAATGGGAGGCTAAAAAGGAAACGCTAACACAAGTATTATCCATGAGTGCTGATCAGCTGGCACAAGCGGGGATAGATGGTAATGTTCTACAAGTGGAGGTAGAGGACCTTGAGAAGCAACTCAGTCAGCAATCAGAGGATTTTAGTTCTGGTTTTGACTCTAAGGTAGTGACTTGGCAAGATGTGCAAAGATCGCTGAATCCAAATGAAGTAGCCTTGGAAATGGTTAGGTTCCGTGTTTTCGATCATGGGTTCTCTAAGGATTCTGTGATGTATGCGGTGATGTATGTGAAAAATGAAAAGAAAAGCACTCCTGGGTTAATTCTATTAAAGAATGGAAAGGATATGGAATCTAAATACTTGAAACTCTATAGAAATAGTATCAAGTTTAGAATTGAAGATCAGAAATCCTACGATAATTTCTGGAGACCTATACAGGATGTAATTGGCAACCCGAATAGAATATACGTCTCTGCGGATGGGGTGTATAATCAGCTGAATTTGGAAGCCATTAAGTTGGAGGATGGTAGTTACGTCCTTGATCGGTCAAATATTATTTTGGTGAGTAATACAAAAGATTTGTACTATGATAAAATTACAACCAATGTGATACAAGAGGCAAACACTGCTGAAATGTTCGGAAATCCTACGTACTATGTTTCATCCAAACCGGGAAGTTGGACCGGACGTGCGACTACCCGAGGAGGTAATCCTGACGTGATTGGACAATTGCCTGGTACCGAAAAGGAAGTAACAGAACTTAAAGATTTACTTAGACGAGATGGATGGGTAACTACAGATCATAAAGAAAAGCAAGCCACGGAGCAAGCCATAAAAGCAATGGATAATCCTAAGATTTTCCATATCGCTACGCATGGGTTTTTTCAGCCGGATGCTGATTTAAGTTCTGAGGATATTGCAATGAATGAAAACCTTGCTGCGCAAAATCCATTGCTAAAGACAGGATTGTTGATGAGTGGGGCAGGAGATATTCTTAATGAAACGACCTCCAACTTCAATTTAGATGATGGTATCCTGACCGCTTATGAGGCTATGAACTTAAACCTGGATAAAACAGATTTAGTAGTGCTCTCCGCATGTGAAACTGGATTAGGGGAGATTCAGGCTGGTGAAGGAGTGTATGGTTTACAGCGAGCTTTCTTGGTAGCTGGAGCGCGTACCATTATCATGAGTTTGTTTAAAGTCTCCGATGAAGCCACGCAAAAACTAATGGTTAAGTTTTACTCGAAATGGCTAGCTACTGGAGACAAGAGAGCTTCTTTTATTGAAGCCAAGCAAGAAATTCGAGACGAATATAAAGACCCAATTTTCTGGGGCCCTTTCATTATGATTGGGTTAGACTAA
- the priA gene encoding primosomal protein N', producing MSQLELNSDIDENFEERITYFADVILPIPLPGTYTYRIPKNLEEHIERGSRVVVQFGKKKILTGVVKEVHQTVPKVYEAKYVLDSLDHAPVVNSYQLDFFAWLAQYYMCTVGEVLNAAMPSGLKLTSESLIQLNPESDVFRSEVEYSEKELTILSALKNSDRLSFDQVSDVLGVKMIHPVLKSLLQKESILLFEQVKDKFKPKTVKTIRLSDQFLEDETAMQLLFEQLEKKQKQQAILLKYLSLTRMDEGESEDKEILKSSLLTGDLSASSLKTLVKNEIFVETEKVISRLDEIEGILQENHVLSTGQEEARLATLQAFEKNKPVLLHGVTGSGKTEIYINLIQEALENGGQVLYLLPEIALTTQIVSRLHKVFGSALGVYHSKYSDNERVEIWNGVNNGKINLVAGVRSSVFLPFDNLSLIIVDEEHESSFKQYEPAPRYHARDAAIWLAHLHQANVLMGTATPSIDSYQNALDGKYQLVELGQRFGEGKLPEFELANILTSRKSKRMKGDFTPELLEGIKSALEKKEQVIIFQNRRGYSPYLICNDCNHVPKCQSCDVSLTYHMHNNVLICHYCGHKESVPAICDACGSTAIKTVGFGTEKLEEDLKLLFPEAHIQRMDQDTTRSKYSYQHIIDRFERGETDILVGTQMLSKGLDFDKVSLVGVFDYDRIVHFPDFRSHERAFQLITQVSGRAGRKDDKGKVILQTGEPDEPLLYKIRTGDYKSFFQAEILERQNFKYPPFYRLIKVILKHKEKNILQDASKKYASRLIGELGRQRVLGPQQPVISRIRNLYIEEIYIKIEKKKISINKVKELVYKLGLEVKQHNEFKTLRLYFDVDPV from the coding sequence TTGTCTCAGCTAGAACTAAATAGTGATATAGACGAAAATTTCGAGGAGCGGATCACCTATTTCGCAGATGTGATTCTGCCTATTCCATTACCAGGGACTTATACCTATCGTATTCCCAAAAACCTTGAAGAGCACATTGAGCGAGGTAGCCGGGTGGTTGTTCAATTTGGTAAAAAGAAGATACTGACTGGTGTAGTCAAAGAAGTGCATCAGACGGTTCCCAAGGTATATGAGGCTAAATACGTCTTGGACAGTTTGGACCATGCACCAGTTGTCAATTCTTATCAACTTGATTTTTTTGCATGGTTGGCACAATACTACATGTGTACCGTAGGTGAGGTGCTCAATGCAGCCATGCCGAGTGGGTTGAAACTTACGAGTGAATCTTTAATTCAGCTAAATCCTGAGTCAGATGTTTTTCGATCTGAAGTTGAATATTCAGAAAAGGAACTGACTATATTGAGCGCCCTCAAAAACAGTGATCGATTGAGTTTTGATCAGGTGTCAGATGTGTTGGGGGTGAAAATGATCCACCCAGTGCTCAAGTCCTTATTGCAAAAAGAGAGTATTCTTTTGTTCGAGCAAGTCAAAGATAAGTTCAAGCCTAAGACAGTCAAAACTATCCGTTTGAGCGATCAGTTTTTGGAAGATGAGACGGCCATGCAACTCTTGTTTGAGCAGCTGGAAAAGAAACAAAAACAACAAGCGATTCTTCTCAAGTATTTGAGCTTGACTCGAATGGATGAAGGAGAGTCAGAAGACAAAGAAATATTAAAATCGAGCTTGTTGACTGGAGACCTTTCTGCTTCTTCATTAAAGACTTTAGTCAAAAATGAGATTTTCGTTGAAACAGAAAAAGTTATTTCCAGGCTCGACGAAATCGAAGGAATACTTCAGGAAAATCATGTGCTTTCAACTGGGCAAGAGGAGGCAAGGTTAGCAACGCTTCAGGCCTTCGAAAAAAATAAACCTGTTCTTTTGCACGGAGTGACAGGTAGTGGAAAGACTGAAATTTATATCAATCTTATTCAAGAAGCTTTAGAAAATGGTGGACAGGTGCTCTATCTGCTTCCTGAAATCGCTTTGACAACACAGATTGTTTCCAGACTGCATAAAGTATTTGGTAGTGCTTTGGGTGTTTATCATTCGAAATATTCCGACAATGAAAGAGTAGAGATTTGGAATGGAGTAAACAATGGTAAGATCAATTTGGTAGCTGGTGTAAGGTCTTCAGTTTTCCTCCCATTTGATAATCTCAGTTTGATCATAGTGGATGAAGAGCATGAATCTTCCTTCAAACAGTATGAGCCTGCTCCGCGTTATCATGCACGAGATGCTGCGATTTGGTTGGCTCATTTGCATCAGGCAAATGTTTTGATGGGAACGGCCACACCATCTATAGATAGTTATCAAAATGCCTTGGATGGTAAATACCAATTGGTCGAGTTAGGTCAACGGTTTGGTGAAGGAAAATTGCCAGAATTTGAACTAGCTAATATTCTTACTTCTCGAAAAAGTAAACGAATGAAGGGCGATTTTACTCCGGAGCTATTGGAGGGAATCAAGTCTGCGTTGGAGAAAAAAGAGCAGGTCATTATATTTCAAAACCGACGAGGTTACTCTCCATATTTAATCTGCAATGATTGCAATCATGTACCTAAATGTCAGAGCTGCGATGTGAGTTTAACCTATCACATGCACAACAATGTACTCATCTGTCACTATTGTGGTCATAAAGAATCTGTGCCAGCAATCTGTGATGCTTGTGGGTCAACAGCTATTAAGACCGTAGGATTCGGTACTGAAAAGTTGGAAGAAGATTTGAAATTATTATTTCCTGAGGCACATATCCAACGAATGGATCAGGATACTACGAGAAGTAAGTATAGCTATCAACATATTATTGATAGATTCGAACGAGGGGAAACAGATATACTGGTTGGAACTCAGATGTTGAGCAAAGGGTTGGATTTTGATAAGGTTTCTTTGGTTGGTGTTTTTGATTATGATCGAATTGTGCATTTTCCAGACTTCAGGTCGCACGAGCGAGCCTTCCAACTCATCACCCAAGTCAGTGGAAGAGCAGGAAGAAAGGACGACAAAGGGAAGGTAATTCTACAGACAGGTGAACCAGATGAACCATTACTGTATAAGATAAGAACAGGCGATTATAAATCTTTTTTTCAAGCAGAGATTCTCGAAAGGCAGAACTTCAAGTATCCTCCGTTTTATAGATTAATCAAGGTAATCCTCAAACACAAAGAGAAAAACATACTCCAAGACGCTTCAAAGAAATATGCAAGTCGCTTAATTGGGGAATTAGGTAGACAGCGGGTGCTTGGACCTCAGCAACCGGTGATTTCCAGAATTCGGAACTTGTATATTGAGGAGATATATATCAAAATTGAAAAGAAAAAAATTAGTATCAATAAGGTAAAAGAGTTGGTTTATAAGCTAGGTTTGGAAGTAAAGCAGCACAATGAATTCAAGACACTAAGACTATATTTTGATGTGGATCCGGTATGA
- the hemL gene encoding glutamate-1-semialdehyde 2,1-aminomutase translates to MDKTNSLRSFKQAQSHIPGGVNSPVRAFKAVGGEPIFMKSAKGAYMHDVDGNKYIDLINSWGPMILGHGKQQIERAVIEAVKKSLSFGTPTTSEIEMADLIANMMPSIEKVRMVNSGTEATMSAIRLARGFTKRDKIIKFEGCYHGHGDSFLIAAGSGAATMGEPDSPGVTKGTAQDTITVPFNDLEKVQEVVMENPNQIAAIILEPIGGNMGCVPPVTGYLEGLRSLCDENDIVLIFDEVMTGFRISKAGAQQHYGVKPDLTTLGKIIGGGMPVGAYGGRADIMNMVSPSGPVYQAGTLSGNPVAMAAGLAMLKYLNENTEVYTRLETMTEYIVQGIKLNVLKLGLKYTVNSVGSMFSLFFTDEKVIDFEGAKKSDLNMFGKYFNAMLEKGIYLAPSQFETLFVSSAIDEIEADLIIQANYDSLKEIHKR, encoded by the coding sequence ATGGACAAAACCAATAGCCTCAGAAGTTTTAAGCAAGCGCAAAGCCATATTCCAGGTGGGGTAAATTCTCCTGTCCGGGCATTTAAGGCAGTGGGAGGAGAGCCTATTTTCATGAAGTCAGCCAAAGGAGCTTACATGCATGATGTGGATGGAAACAAATACATCGATTTGATTAACTCATGGGGGCCTATGATTCTTGGTCATGGTAAACAGCAGATCGAACGTGCGGTGATTGAAGCCGTGAAGAAGTCACTTTCTTTCGGAACACCTACCACTTCAGAGATCGAAATGGCCGATCTGATCGCTAACATGATGCCAAGTATTGAAAAGGTAAGAATGGTGAACTCCGGCACGGAAGCTACCATGTCCGCCATACGTTTGGCCAGAGGGTTTACCAAAAGAGATAAGATTATAAAATTTGAAGGATGCTATCATGGACATGGTGATTCCTTTTTAATTGCAGCTGGAAGCGGGGCCGCTACGATGGGCGAACCTGATAGTCCAGGAGTGACGAAGGGCACAGCCCAAGATACGATCACTGTACCTTTCAACGATTTGGAAAAGGTGCAAGAAGTAGTGATGGAGAATCCCAATCAGATTGCAGCGATAATCCTAGAGCCTATTGGTGGTAATATGGGATGTGTTCCTCCTGTTACGGGTTATTTAGAAGGACTAAGGTCACTTTGTGACGAAAATGATATTGTACTCATATTTGATGAGGTGATGACCGGTTTTAGAATATCAAAAGCTGGTGCTCAACAACATTATGGTGTCAAACCAGATTTGACTACGCTGGGTAAAATAATAGGCGGAGGCATGCCTGTAGGCGCCTATGGTGGTAGAGCGGATATTATGAATATGGTTTCACCAAGCGGGCCGGTGTATCAAGCGGGTACATTGTCTGGAAATCCGGTGGCCATGGCTGCTGGACTGGCGATGTTGAAGTACTTGAATGAAAATACTGAGGTATATACTCGGTTGGAAACCATGACCGAGTACATTGTACAAGGGATCAAGTTGAACGTGTTGAAACTTGGGTTAAAATATACGGTCAATTCTGTGGGGTCTATGTTTAGCTTGTTTTTTACAGATGAGAAGGTAATTGATTTTGAAGGCGCTAAAAAATCAGACCTTAATATGTTTGGGAAATATTTCAATGCTATGCTGGAAAAAGGCATTTATCTGGCACCCTCTCAGTTTGAAACTTTGTTTGTTTCATCAGCTATAGACGAGATTGAGGCAGATTTGATAATACAGGCGAATTATGATTCTTTGAAGGAGATTCACAAACGGTAA
- the pyk gene encoding pyruvate kinase, with protein sequence MQSKRAKIIATLGPASEKKEVIIQLIEAGADVFRLNFSHGTHDDHLQRINMINEINEELGTNICTLQDLQGPKIRIGQMENGEAEIIPGQQLIISTEDVMGTSDKVSTTYKPLATDVVPGDLILVDDGKLQLKVTSSDGKDVTTEVVHGGMLKSRKGINLPNTAISAPSLTEKDREDLEFGLEHDVQWVALSFVRNAKDIHELREIINSKGKQTKIVAKIEKPEAVADIDEIIDATDAIMVARGDLGVEVLMEDVPMIQKRIVAKCNKLGKPVIIATQMLESMIDNPRPTRAEANDVANSILDGADTVMLSAESASGSFPVESVEAMSRCILSIEDRASVVFNKFWEDNQSETAKNDMLVKSACQLSKSVGAKAIIGMTKSGYTAFSLAKNRPEADIYIFTSDKHLLKTVNLIWGVKGFFYDKQKPIDETFDEVLEILKGKGLVESGDVYINTASMPLHWQERTNMMKLDVVK encoded by the coding sequence ATGCAATCGAAACGGGCGAAAATCATTGCCACACTGGGTCCGGCAAGTGAGAAAAAGGAAGTTATCATACAATTGATTGAGGCTGGAGCAGACGTCTTTCGACTCAATTTTTCCCATGGTACGCATGATGATCATTTACAAAGGATCAACATGATCAATGAAATTAATGAAGAGTTAGGAACCAATATCTGTACGCTTCAGGATCTCCAAGGCCCGAAAATTAGAATCGGTCAAATGGAGAATGGTGAAGCGGAGATCATACCTGGTCAGCAGCTAATTATCAGCACAGAGGATGTGATGGGTACCAGCGACAAAGTGAGTACTACTTACAAGCCTTTGGCTACAGATGTCGTACCTGGCGACTTGATTCTGGTAGATGACGGAAAGTTGCAATTAAAAGTGACTTCTTCAGATGGAAAGGACGTAACGACTGAGGTCGTTCATGGTGGTATGCTTAAATCCAGAAAAGGCATCAATCTTCCAAACACAGCTATTTCCGCTCCTTCATTGACAGAAAAGGATAGAGAAGATTTAGAATTTGGCCTCGAGCACGATGTGCAGTGGGTAGCACTTTCTTTCGTAAGAAATGCCAAAGACATTCATGAGCTTAGAGAAATAATCAACAGCAAAGGCAAGCAGACTAAGATTGTTGCTAAAATTGAAAAGCCTGAGGCTGTGGCAGATATCGATGAAATCATCGACGCAACAGACGCTATCATGGTGGCACGTGGTGACCTTGGAGTGGAAGTATTAATGGAGGATGTGCCGATGATTCAAAAACGAATTGTGGCCAAATGTAACAAACTCGGAAAGCCTGTAATCATCGCTACTCAGATGTTAGAGAGTATGATTGATAATCCACGTCCTACGAGAGCGGAAGCCAATGATGTAGCCAATTCAATTTTGGATGGTGCTGATACGGTTATGCTTTCAGCTGAATCTGCGTCAGGAAGTTTTCCTGTTGAGTCCGTAGAAGCGATGTCTAGATGTATATTGTCTATTGAAGATCGCGCTAGCGTAGTCTTCAATAAATTCTGGGAAGACAATCAGAGCGAAACAGCTAAAAATGATATGCTTGTAAAATCAGCATGTCAATTAAGTAAGTCTGTAGGAGCCAAGGCGATTATTGGCATGACAAAGTCTGGTTATACCGCTTTTAGTTTGGCGAAAAACAGACCAGAAGCGGATATCTACATATTCACCAGCGACAAGCATTTACTTAAAACGGTCAATTTGATCTGGGGAGTAAAGGGCTTTTTCTATGATAAACAGAAGCCAATCGACGAAACTTTCGATGAAGTATTAGAGATATTGAAAGGTAAAGGTTTGGTTGAGAGTGGAGATGTGTATATAAACACTGCTTCGATGCCATTGCACTGGCAAGAAAGAACCAATATGATGAAACTCGATGTGGTAAAATAA
- a CDS encoding IPExxxVDY family protein: protein MKKLKLKADYSYDFHLIGIISQSKDYTVSWAINKALGIGLSKESDLEVDLKNAEKLIVSNFVFENDFRRFTLLANKVVTETAMTQKLFVPSLGTFDFLLKIEEFEETSDLEMLFSALRRSEKIDSIVKLDVNKIKEKESFLF, encoded by the coding sequence GTGAAGAAGCTAAAACTAAAAGCAGATTATAGCTATGATTTTCATCTGATAGGTATCATTTCTCAATCCAAAGACTATACAGTTTCGTGGGCTATTAACAAAGCACTAGGCATTGGATTGAGTAAAGAGTCAGATCTTGAAGTGGATTTGAAAAATGCTGAAAAATTGATTGTTTCAAACTTTGTTTTTGAAAATGATTTTCGACGTTTTACCCTTCTGGCTAACAAGGTGGTGACTGAGACTGCAATGACCCAAAAACTATTTGTTCCGTCTCTGGGAACTTTTGATTTTTTACTGAAGATAGAAGAGTTTGAAGAAACCTCCGATTTGGAAATGCTCTTCTCAGCGTTAAGACGATCCGAAAAGATCGACTCTATCGTGAAATTGGATGTGAATAAAATCAAGGAAAAAGAGAGTTTTTTATTCTAA
- a CDS encoding DUF4421 family protein, whose amino-acid sequence MKYLMLSGFLILGHILFAQNNSTKEFEHKQDTNYIASYTSKLDLTTRFYNSVKFSRYVLRDSRYEERLRYASNENLIIGVGVSYRRATFNLGLNFPFVNSWDEKDKGKTKYLDAQIHYYLDKYVFDAWLSTYRGYHLTNPHETTTQDLSDSSFPIRPEMRNTNFSFNLVRILNSGKFSFRAAFAQDEWQKKSAGSFLIGMEYNMMFSKGDSSFIPSNTKESDYFDNYQIKKSTIVNLAISGGYGHTFVMARHFYFSIVATMALGGSFTVLESDDATQNDVDGLTFNINYSTKVGLGYNSKTFQIGLATVQTFMTNHTPLDHSLITQNPGNVRINLIKRFVLNKPIRLPILNKILD is encoded by the coding sequence ATGAAATATTTGATGCTGTCAGGCTTTCTGATTTTAGGGCACATACTTTTTGCGCAGAATAATTCAACCAAGGAATTTGAGCATAAACAGGACACCAATTATATAGCGTCATATACATCTAAATTAGATCTTACTACGCGCTTCTATAATTCAGTGAAGTTTTCGAGATATGTGCTTAGAGATTCCAGATACGAGGAGCGTTTGAGGTATGCTTCGAATGAAAATCTTATTATCGGGGTAGGAGTCAGCTATCGAAGAGCAACTTTCAATCTAGGGCTGAATTTTCCGTTTGTGAATAGTTGGGATGAAAAGGATAAAGGGAAAACCAAATATTTAGATGCGCAGATACATTATTATTTGGATAAATACGTCTTTGATGCATGGTTGAGTACCTATAGGGGGTATCACTTGACTAACCCCCATGAAACAACCACGCAGGATTTGTCCGACAGCTCTTTTCCGATTCGACCAGAGATGAGAAATACAAATTTTAGTTTTAATCTGGTTCGCATACTCAACAGTGGAAAGTTCTCGTTTAGAGCAGCATTTGCCCAGGATGAATGGCAGAAAAAAAGTGCCGGCTCATTTTTGATAGGCATGGAATACAATATGATGTTTTCTAAAGGAGATAGTTCATTTATTCCTTCAAACACTAAAGAGTCTGATTATTTTGATAACTATCAAATAAAAAAAAGTACAATAGTGAACTTAGCAATTAGTGGAGGGTATGGGCATACATTCGTCATGGCACGGCATTTCTATTTTTCGATTGTAGCTACTATGGCCTTGGGAGGGTCTTTTACTGTTTTGGAGTCTGATGATGCTACTCAGAATGATGTGGATGGATTGACCTTCAATATCAATTACTCCACAAAAGTGGGATTGGGCTACAATAGCAAGACTTTTCAAATTGGATTAGCAACTGTACAGACCTTTATGACGAATCATACACCCTTGGATCATTCACTGATTACACAAAATCCTGGAAATGTACGAATAAACTTAATCAAACGATTTGTACTGAATAAGCCAATTAGGCTGCCTATTCTTAATAAAATACTGGATTAG